Proteins found in one Sorghum bicolor cultivar BTx623 chromosome 1, Sorghum_bicolor_NCBIv3, whole genome shotgun sequence genomic segment:
- the LOC8054354 gene encoding auxin transporter-like protein 2: MASEANGGVVANEKGAETVGVGRYVEMEQDQESNTVKSRLSGLLWHGGSAYDAWFSCASNQVAQVLLTLPYSFSQLGMLSGILFQLFYGLMGSWTAYLISILYVEYRTRKEREKADFRNHVIQWFEVLDGLLGRHWRNVGLAFNCTFLLFGSVIQLIACASNIYYINDKLDKRTWTYIFGACCATTVFIPSFHNYRIWSFLGLVMTTYTAWYLAVASLIHGQVDGVKHSGPTKMVLYFTGATNILYTFGGHAVTVEIMHAMWRPQKFKAIYLMATLYVLTLTLPSAASVYWAFGDQLLTHSNALALLPRTPFRDAAVVLMLVHQFITFGFACTPLYFVWEKLIGLHDCRSLCKRAAARLPVVVPIWFLAIIFPFFGPINSAVGSLLVSFTVYIIPALAHMITFRSATARENAVEPPPRLVGRWTGTYMINAFVVAWVLVVGFGFGGWASMTNFVRQIDTFGLFTKCYQCPPPPLPPGAALLPFPGGLANITMPFNGTAELPPAPAPSPAHFFRHHHRHHSHRL; this comes from the exons ATGGCCTCGGAGGCCAATGGGGGCGTCGTCGCCAACGAGAAGGGAGCGGAGACGGTCGGCGTCGGGCGGTACGTGGAAATGGAGCAGGACCAGGAGTCCAACACCGTCAAGTCGCGGCTCTCCGGCCTGCTCTGGCACGGCGGCTCCGCCTACGACGCTTGGTTCAGCTGCGCCTCCAACCAG GTGGCTCAGGTGCTGCTGACCCTGCCCTACTCGTTCTCGCAACTGGGGATGCTGAGCGGCATCCTGTTCCAGCTCTTCTACGGCCTGATGGGCAGCTGGACGGCGTACCTCATCAGCATCCTCTACGTGGAGTACCGGACCAGGAAGGAGAGGGAGAAGGCCGACTTCAGGAACCATGTCATCCAG TGGTTCGAGGTGCTGGACGGGCTGCTCGGGAGGCACTGGAGGAACGTCGGCCTGGCCTTCAACTGCACGTTCCTGCTCTTCGGCTCTGTCATCCAGCTCATCGCTTGCGCAAG CAACATCTACTACATCAACGACAAGCTGGACAAGCGGACGTGGACGTACATCTTCGGCGCCTGCTGCGCCACGACGGTGTTCATCCCGTCGTTCCACAACTACCGGATCTGGTCGTTCCTGGGCCTCGTCATGACCACCTACACCGCGTGGTACCTCGCCGTCGCCTCCCTCATCCACGGCCAG GTTGATGGCGTGAAGCACTCCGGGCCGACCAAGATGGTGCTCTACTTCACCGGGGCCACAAACATTCTCTACACCTTCGGAGGGCACGCTGTTACTGT GGAGATCATGCACGCGATGTGGCGGCCGCAGAAGTTCAAGGCGATCTACCTGATGGCGACGCTGTACGTGCTGACGCTGACGCTGCCGTCGGCGGCGAGCGTGTACTGGGCGTTCGGGGACCAGCTGCTGACGCACTCCAACGCGCTGGCGCTGCTCCCGCGGACGCCCTTCCGCGACGCCGCCGTCGTGCTCATGCTCGTCCACCAGTTCATCACCTTCGGCTTCGCCTGCACGCCGCTCTACTTCGTCTGGGAGAAGCTCATCGGCCTCCACGACTGCCGCAGCCTCTGCAAGCGCGCCGCCGCCAGGCTCCCCGTCGTCGTGCCCATCTGGTTCCTCGCCATCATCTTCCCTTTCTTTGGGCCCATCAACTCCGCCGTGGGGTCGCTCCTCGTCAGCTTCACCGTCTACATCATCCCGGCGCTCGCGCACATGATCACCTTCCGATCCGCAACCGCCCGTGAG AACGCGGtggagccgccgccgcggctggTGGGGCGTTGGACGGGCACGTACATGATCAACGCGTTCGTGGTGGCGTGGGTGCTGGTGGTCGGCTTCGGCTTCGGCGGCTGGGCAAGCATGACCAACTTCGTCCGCCAGATCGACACCTTCGGCCTCTTCACCAAGTGCTACCAGTGCCCGCCGCCGCCTCTCCCGCCGGGCGCCGCCCTCTTGCCGTTCCCCGGCGGCCTCGCCAACATCACCATGCCATTCAACGGGACCGCTGAGCTCCCTCCGGCACCGGCTCCTTCGCCGGCGCATTTcttccgccaccaccaccgacaTCACAGCCACCGGCTCTGA